Proteins encoded by one window of Bradyrhizobium sp. B097:
- the phnF gene encoding phosphonate metabolism transcriptional regulator PhnF has product MAKRTMEGISMWRRIVDSIVDDINRGALAPGGRLPSAPAIAARFGVNRLTVLRALSHLEHEGVVSMEQGRGTFVSHDPINYHFENRKYFEENILENRQKPSRRLISIEQADASPPVCAALGLRDGERVVVVTTLSEADGVPISYGPSYFPERLLPNIGKAFEKAARGADAILSTSAVLKKLGVADYHRKSIRMRSRPPTTIEVERLKIPTTEHVLQTDVVNVDAEERLISFGQIAYAASRVEFVFGG; this is encoded by the coding sequence ATGGCGAAACGGACGATGGAAGGGATCAGCATGTGGCGGCGGATCGTGGACTCCATCGTCGACGACATCAATCGCGGCGCCCTGGCGCCCGGAGGGCGGTTGCCTTCAGCGCCGGCGATCGCAGCGAGATTTGGCGTCAATCGCCTGACGGTGCTGCGCGCTCTGTCGCACCTCGAACACGAGGGCGTCGTCAGCATGGAGCAGGGCCGCGGGACATTCGTTTCCCACGATCCGATCAACTACCATTTCGAGAACCGGAAGTACTTCGAGGAAAACATTCTTGAGAACCGGCAGAAGCCTTCCCGCAGGCTGATTTCGATCGAGCAAGCCGACGCCTCTCCCCCGGTGTGCGCTGCACTCGGGCTCCGTGATGGTGAGCGCGTGGTCGTGGTGACCACATTGAGTGAGGCTGATGGCGTGCCGATCAGCTATGGACCAAGTTACTTCCCCGAAAGATTACTCCCCAACATCGGTAAAGCTTTCGAAAAAGCGGCGCGTGGCGCCGATGCCATCTTATCCACCTCTGCGGTGCTGAAGAAGCTCGGCGTGGCCGACTACCACCGCAAATCCATCCGCATGCGATCGCGGCCGCCGACGACCATTGAAGTCGAGCGGCTGAAGATCCCAACGACAGAGCATGTGCTGCAGACCGACGTCGTAAATGTCGACGCCGAGGAGCGTCTGATCTCTTTCGGTCAGATCGCCTATGCCGCTAGCCGGGTGGAATTCGTCTTCGGCGGCTGA
- a CDS encoding TrlF family AAA-like ATPase has product MAHEVGLHPGTTWHKCDFQCHTPRDLNWAGSPGLSGGSEAGELARQQWADSFIDAAEASKLQAIAVSDHHDICLSAYVLQAAQRRGSAVRVFPAVEITCSDNAQCIVVFDPAMDVDTQKLALAAAGNILAAAAAQAKTCAIVPARETVAGFIQAVQGEQHLRDASVILPHFSKEEDHKSLNEAGHHPRFANLPIDGVYIERPYSSLDATTLEKIRGKIADWGKRRRAILATGDNRSADWSRLGVHDCWIKLGEHSIEAFRQALLADEARIVFDAPTSPTEYLVELRVKSSLTGPAPVTISFNDGFNAIIGGRGSGKSAFLEYLRFGLGRTDKDFDNKIDPEFDREAKLISETLAEDGHVEVVLEREGVRETWRRVLTNSEIITVSAAGRTIEVTTRTARERFRGRAFRQKGLSSTMNNPATASEQITGIAAAEEVDRERDVKRAIENGQRSVGTALINLAALWQSRVDLRQTTEKVEDLRQRIAALTKRLEQEGLSPEALKTIEDGPKYGRANDYIRTVGDQARDAKVELDRLESATLTVELSAYEGASDFDEAASLQQALSDAKAAIKASFEAAKTALDVLSTRQVEAGNRFEVKRAAFGSTYAAAVEEQGKHSNLIDEVARLNGELQTAEAAQARARSAELAKANAEKDYVDALAQLDRLVSQRRDILKSAADAVAGKSSNMLRARARRDRLPAQYLAALHKLFEASHTQSVEDSCTEWVSATLAADEVEGWAKLRQQFVGLYEAKIMAGSPPDASDGILGSLQAILFNGARQLTERQRKRIYLNLTDTTIAGIVAAVPADSIIMSYVDDGRAIDFKMASPGQQASALLELLLKQSAGTLIIDQPEDDLDNRVIMRIVELLRTSKSTRQLIFTTHNANIVVNGDADKIIALKSPEPSSNPNNNSPRVQLDCDGAIETPAVSATITSIMEGGREAFDLRSRKYRFDSQA; this is encoded by the coding sequence ATGGCGCACGAGGTTGGACTTCATCCGGGCACGACGTGGCATAAGTGCGACTTTCAATGTCATACGCCGCGCGACCTCAACTGGGCTGGCTCACCCGGCCTGTCTGGCGGGAGTGAGGCTGGTGAGTTGGCGCGCCAGCAATGGGCTGATAGCTTCATCGACGCAGCCGAGGCCTCAAAGCTACAGGCTATCGCTGTCTCGGATCACCACGACATTTGCCTGTCCGCTTATGTTCTGCAGGCGGCACAACGTCGCGGTTCGGCCGTACGCGTGTTTCCGGCGGTCGAGATCACCTGCTCGGACAACGCGCAATGCATTGTGGTCTTCGATCCCGCGATGGACGTCGACACGCAAAAGCTAGCATTGGCTGCGGCCGGAAATATCCTTGCCGCGGCGGCAGCGCAGGCCAAAACCTGCGCGATCGTGCCGGCTCGCGAAACCGTGGCGGGGTTCATTCAAGCTGTCCAGGGCGAGCAACATCTGCGCGACGCAAGTGTGATCCTGCCGCACTTCAGCAAGGAGGAAGACCACAAGAGCCTCAATGAAGCCGGCCATCACCCCAGATTCGCGAATTTGCCGATCGACGGCGTCTATATTGAGCGGCCGTATAGTTCGCTGGATGCGACGACATTGGAAAAGATCCGCGGGAAAATCGCCGACTGGGGCAAGCGACGCCGAGCGATCCTAGCGACTGGCGACAACCGCAGTGCAGATTGGAGCCGATTGGGCGTCCACGATTGCTGGATCAAGCTTGGCGAGCACTCAATCGAAGCCTTTCGCCAGGCGCTCCTGGCCGACGAGGCGAGAATCGTGTTCGACGCGCCGACATCTCCGACGGAATATCTGGTGGAGTTGCGCGTGAAGAGCAGCCTCACCGGACCTGCGCCCGTGACAATATCCTTCAATGACGGCTTCAACGCGATCATAGGCGGCCGAGGCTCGGGAAAGAGCGCTTTTCTGGAGTATCTTCGCTTTGGCCTCGGGCGGACCGACAAGGACTTCGACAACAAGATCGACCCTGAGTTTGACCGTGAAGCCAAGCTTATCAGCGAGACATTGGCAGAAGATGGTCATGTCGAGGTGGTGCTTGAGCGCGAAGGCGTGAGGGAGACTTGGCGGCGCGTCCTGACGAACAGCGAGATTATTACGGTCAGCGCAGCCGGACGGACTATTGAGGTGACGACCAGGACTGCCCGGGAACGCTTTCGAGGAAGAGCTTTCCGGCAGAAGGGCCTGTCGAGCACCATGAATAACCCGGCCACCGCATCTGAACAGATCACAGGCATTGCCGCAGCGGAGGAGGTGGACCGGGAGCGAGACGTCAAGAGAGCCATCGAGAACGGCCAACGCAGCGTCGGTACCGCGCTGATCAACCTGGCCGCGCTGTGGCAGTCTCGCGTCGACCTGCGGCAAACGACCGAGAAGGTGGAGGATCTCAGACAGCGCATCGCGGCGTTGACCAAACGGCTTGAACAAGAAGGACTCTCCCCTGAGGCCCTTAAGACAATCGAGGATGGCCCAAAGTACGGTCGAGCGAATGATTACATTCGCACTGTCGGCGACCAGGCGAGAGACGCTAAGGTCGAACTCGACCGGCTGGAAAGCGCCACGCTTACGGTCGAGTTGTCGGCTTACGAGGGCGCGAGCGACTTTGATGAGGCGGCAAGCTTGCAGCAGGCTCTGTCGGACGCCAAGGCCGCGATCAAGGCGTCGTTCGAAGCGGCGAAGACTGCTCTCGACGTTCTGTCGACGAGGCAAGTTGAAGCCGGGAACCGCTTTGAGGTTAAGCGAGCTGCCTTCGGGTCAACCTACGCAGCCGCCGTTGAGGAACAGGGCAAGCACAGCAACCTGATCGACGAGGTCGCCCGGTTGAACGGCGAACTGCAGACGGCGGAAGCCGCGCAGGCGCGTGCTCGGAGCGCGGAGCTTGCCAAAGCGAATGCCGAGAAGGACTACGTGGATGCGCTCGCGCAGTTGGACCGTCTGGTGAGTCAGCGGCGCGACATCCTAAAATCCGCCGCCGACGCCGTCGCCGGCAAGTCAAGCAATATGCTAAGGGCACGCGCTCGCCGGGATCGACTGCCGGCGCAGTACTTGGCCGCGCTGCACAAGCTGTTTGAGGCGTCTCATACTCAATCGGTCGAAGATAGCTGCACGGAGTGGGTCAGCGCGACACTTGCGGCCGACGAGGTCGAAGGCTGGGCCAAGCTGCGGCAGCAGTTTGTCGGGCTTTACGAAGCAAAGATCATGGCCGGGTCGCCGCCCGATGCGAGTGATGGTATTCTTGGCTCGCTCCAAGCGATCCTGTTCAATGGCGCCAGGCAACTGACAGAGCGGCAGCGCAAGAGGATTTATCTGAATCTCACGGACACAACGATCGCTGGCATCGTGGCGGCGGTTCCGGCGGATTCGATCATCATGTCATACGTTGACGACGGCAGGGCAATCGACTTCAAAATGGCGTCGCCTGGTCAACAGGCGTCCGCCCTACTCGAACTTCTGCTCAAACAATCTGCTGGAACGCTGATCATCGATCAACCGGAAGACGACCTGGATAACCGAGTGATCATGCGGATCGTGGAGCTTTTGCGAACCTCGAAGTCTACCCGGCAGCTCATTTTTACGACTCACAATGCCAACATCGTCGTCAATGGTGATGCTGATAAGATCATTGCACTGAAGTCTCCGGAGCCATCGTCAAATCCGAACAATAACTCACCTCGCGTTCAGCTTGACTGCGACGGAGCGATCGAGACGCCGGCTGTGAGCGCCACCATCACTTCGATCATGGAGGGAGGACGTGAAGCCTTTGATCTGCGCAGCCGCAAGTACCGGTTTGATTCGCAGGCGTGA
- a CDS encoding Fic family protein gives MAVTRMEPMIPAESKDLTDLATDLVAKASGLAARPSPALRGSIGNLVRSMNCYYSNLIENHNTTLIDIDRALKNDFATDPEKRNLQLEAKAHIEVQEMIDRGEGPGSVFTTEFILWLHREFYSRIPEEMWWVENPQTRERVKMTPGELRTRHVQAGLHVPPDPDELPDFLLRFCEAYSTKMLSKIERIISVAASHHRLTWIHPFFDGNGRVARLFSHALLRELGIGSELWSISRGLARVSAEYTASLQAADEPRRGDPDGRGNLTQAGLADFCRFFLATCVDQVDFMERLLEPSELINRMEIWTEEEIAAKRLSKGSWPILRLAVMQGEFKRGDASDITGYAERQARTVLNQLIDKGYLVSPTTRSPVRLGFPPDAVDRWFPRLYQPRAS, from the coding sequence ATGGCGGTCACCCGAATGGAGCCGATGATCCCAGCTGAAAGTAAGGATCTGACCGATCTTGCGACGGACCTCGTAGCGAAGGCCAGCGGCCTGGCCGCTCGCCCGAGCCCGGCCCTTCGCGGCTCGATCGGCAACCTCGTTCGATCCATGAACTGCTATTACTCCAATCTCATCGAAAACCACAACACGACGTTGATCGATATCGATCGCGCGTTGAAGAACGACTTTGCGACAGACCCTGAAAAGCGGAATCTCCAGCTTGAGGCGAAGGCTCACATCGAAGTGCAGGAAATGATCGACCGGGGAGAGGGGCCAGGCAGCGTTTTCACAACCGAATTTATTCTCTGGCTGCATCGCGAGTTTTACAGCCGCATTCCTGAAGAGATGTGGTGGGTTGAAAACCCGCAAACCAGGGAACGTGTGAAGATGACGCCGGGCGAACTACGAACGCGTCATGTTCAGGCCGGCCTGCACGTCCCGCCCGATCCGGATGAGCTGCCGGATTTCCTTCTGCGGTTCTGTGAGGCTTACTCTACGAAGATGCTCTCGAAAATCGAACGCATCATCAGCGTTGCAGCTTCGCACCATCGCCTGACCTGGATCCACCCATTCTTCGATGGCAACGGTCGCGTCGCGCGCCTGTTTTCGCATGCGCTGCTGCGCGAGCTCGGCATCGGCTCAGAGCTGTGGTCGATTTCGCGCGGATTGGCGCGCGTCTCCGCGGAGTACACGGCAAGCCTTCAGGCCGCCGACGAGCCGAGGCGAGGGGATCCCGATGGTCGAGGCAATCTCACTCAAGCAGGCCTCGCCGACTTCTGTCGGTTCTTTCTCGCCACTTGCGTCGACCAGGTCGACTTCATGGAACGGCTGCTGGAGCCCTCGGAGCTCATAAATCGGATGGAGATCTGGACCGAGGAGGAAATAGCCGCAAAACGCCTCTCAAAGGGCTCCTGGCCAATTTTGCGACTGGCTGTCATGCAGGGCGAGTTCAAGCGAGGCGATGCGTCGGATATCACCGGTTACGCCGAGCGTCAGGCGCGTACTGTGCTCAATCAGCTGATTGACAAGGGGTACCTTGTGTCGCCGACAACGCGAAGTCCAGTTCGATTAGGCTTTCCGCCGGATGCCGTTGATCGCTGGTTTCCGCGACTCTACCAGCCACGCGCGAGCTAA
- a CDS encoding DUF2130 domain-containing protein has protein sequence MNFKATAAGAAYEPTLRCPNCNHAIHLTESLAAPLLAETRQRFQAQLAAKDAEIIRKTDALRAEREQLAKDREQVEDQVAKLLTAERGQLVATESKKAREAAAAELQAKDAEARELRAMLEANTAKLAEAQQVQAEFLRKERALGTEKRELDLTIEKRVQASVGEIQIKARQEADEAARLRVAERDQTIESMTRTIEELKRKAEQGSQQTQGEVLELELEELLRGRFPTDVIEPIGKGELGADVMQQVNGTIGQPAGIILWESKRTKAWTDGWLAKLRDDQRRCGADVALIISQALPKHLEQFDLLDGVWVAHPRCAVPVAVALRQGLIDVANSRLVQQGQQTKMEQVYQYLTGTRFRQRVDAVVEKFTDMREDLDRERKFISRQWAKRETQILSVIESTVGMVGDLQAIAGQAMPEIPSLEMPLLEVQADRKIG, from the coding sequence ATGAATTTCAAAGCGACTGCGGCTGGCGCTGCGTACGAGCCGACCTTGCGTTGTCCCAACTGCAATCATGCGATCCACCTGACTGAATCTCTCGCAGCACCGCTTCTCGCTGAGACCCGCCAGCGCTTTCAGGCGCAATTGGCAGCCAAGGATGCAGAGATCATTCGGAAGACCGACGCTTTGCGCGCCGAGCGCGAGCAACTGGCCAAGGACCGCGAGCAGGTCGAGGACCAGGTCGCCAAGCTCCTGACGGCGGAGCGGGGCCAACTGGTTGCAACGGAGTCCAAGAAAGCACGCGAGGCCGCGGCGGCCGAACTGCAGGCCAAGGATGCCGAAGCCAGGGAACTTCGTGCGATGTTGGAGGCCAACACTGCCAAACTTGCCGAGGCCCAGCAGGTGCAGGCCGAATTCTTGCGGAAGGAGCGTGCGCTGGGGACCGAGAAGCGTGAGCTCGACCTGACGATCGAGAAACGCGTGCAGGCCTCCGTCGGCGAGATCCAGATCAAGGCCAGGCAAGAGGCCGACGAGGCCGCGCGTTTGCGCGTGGCAGAGAGGGATCAGACGATAGAGTCGATGACTCGTACAATCGAGGAACTGAAGCGCAAGGCTGAGCAAGGCTCCCAGCAGACTCAGGGGGAAGTCCTTGAGCTTGAGCTCGAAGAATTGCTTCGCGGGCGTTTTCCGACCGACGTGATTGAGCCGATCGGCAAAGGTGAACTTGGTGCCGACGTCATGCAGCAGGTGAACGGCACAATTGGTCAGCCCGCCGGCATCATCCTCTGGGAATCCAAGCGGACCAAGGCCTGGACCGACGGCTGGCTCGCGAAGCTACGCGACGACCAGCGCCGTTGTGGCGCAGACGTAGCGCTGATCATCTCACAGGCGCTGCCGAAACACCTGGAGCAGTTTGATCTGCTTGACGGGGTGTGGGTTGCTCACCCCCGCTGCGCTGTTCCTGTAGCAGTTGCGCTCCGCCAGGGACTTATCGACGTCGCCAACTCCCGCCTGGTTCAGCAGGGCCAACAAACCAAGATGGAGCAGGTCTACCAATATTTGACCGGGACGAGATTCCGGCAGCGCGTCGATGCCGTCGTCGAAAAGTTCACCGACATGCGCGAGGACCTCGATAGGGAACGCAAGTTCATCAGCCGGCAGTGGGCAAAGCGCGAAACGCAGATCCTGTCCGTCATTGAATCGACGGTCGGCATGGTTGGCGACCTCCAGGCGATCGCAGGCCAGGCTATGCCGGAAATACCAAGCCTTGAGATGCCGTTGCTGGAGGTTCAGGCTGACCGCAAAATCGGATGA
- a CDS encoding porin: MTFSNASSASHRTIKRTVLTSMAGLIALSGAQAADIPVKAKEIQYVKACSLYGTGFYYVPGSDTCIKLGGFVRADTVLDSSSFVMTPVSGPAGANNRLSGAYTGRARIDFTIDTRTATEYGLVRTFFETTLNWASGSYSGAGNGSTVYQSLGGTAAPANAAVGNVGYGSVGVYFAFIQFAGFTIGKAVSQYSSPWVQYPAGNFDGLPGSGGNNTGVNQLTYTADFGQGFTATFSMQDPTAYYQRNIWNTTYATAAGIGTGAYGSPSFGATRAPDVVGMTRLDQAWGLFQASVAAHNNHAAYYGADETSGHASDKWGWAGQLALSIKNIPTGAGDTVNLQAAYANGAINFGINENIPASWAMYGNSARTDAYQSVGLAGIADAIYSGTTAATGTALQLTTTYGFNGGYTHNWNPYWNTGFYGGWAAVRYTDAAKAQICGSSGMAALGLTGVCNPDFNIAGVGTITRWTPVTNLTFSAELDATFLDQKYSGTIKAPAVAGVGKPAAIYELKNQSALVGLLRVQRNW; encoded by the coding sequence ATGACATTCTCAAATGCGAGCTCGGCCTCACATCGAACGATCAAACGGACCGTACTGACTTCAATGGCTGGCTTGATTGCGTTGAGTGGGGCACAGGCCGCTGATATTCCCGTAAAGGCCAAAGAGATCCAGTATGTGAAGGCTTGCTCGCTATATGGTACCGGATTCTACTACGTGCCTGGCTCTGATACCTGCATCAAACTGGGCGGCTTTGTGCGCGCTGACACGGTGCTGGACAGCTCCAGCTTTGTCATGACGCCTGTTTCCGGTCCCGCTGGTGCCAACAATCGTCTGAGCGGTGCCTATACCGGTCGCGCTCGCATCGACTTCACCATTGATACGCGCACAGCGACTGAGTACGGCTTGGTCCGCACCTTCTTCGAAACGACTCTTAATTGGGCGTCAGGTAGCTACAGTGGTGCTGGAAATGGCTCTACTGTCTACCAATCCCTCGGCGGTACTGCGGCGCCTGCCAATGCAGCTGTGGGCAATGTTGGCTATGGTTCGGTTGGCGTCTATTTCGCGTTCATTCAATTTGCTGGATTCACCATAGGAAAGGCGGTCTCCCAGTACAGCTCTCCTTGGGTGCAATATCCGGCTGGCAACTTCGACGGCCTTCCGGGCAGCGGCGGAAACAACACAGGTGTCAACCAGCTTACCTATACCGCCGACTTTGGTCAGGGCTTTACGGCGACATTTTCAATGCAGGACCCGACCGCCTATTATCAGAGGAATATCTGGAACACGACTTATGCAACAGCCGCGGGCATTGGGACGGGGGCTTATGGTTCGCCGAGTTTCGGTGCTACCCGGGCTCCAGATGTCGTGGGCATGACGCGCCTTGACCAAGCCTGGGGTCTCTTCCAGGCTTCGGTCGCGGCACACAATAATCACGCCGCGTACTACGGTGCAGACGAAACGTCCGGACACGCCTCCGACAAGTGGGGTTGGGCTGGTCAGTTGGCGTTGTCCATCAAGAACATTCCTACTGGCGCCGGTGATACCGTCAACTTGCAAGCTGCCTACGCCAACGGCGCAATCAACTTTGGCATCAACGAGAACATTCCTGCCTCATGGGCGATGTACGGCAATTCTGCCAGAACTGACGCGTATCAAAGCGTGGGCCTCGCAGGCATCGCGGATGCCATCTACTCCGGCACAACAGCAGCAACAGGTACGGCTCTGCAGCTGACCACGACGTATGGCTTCAACGGAGGTTATACCCACAACTGGAATCCGTACTGGAATACTGGCTTTTACGGCGGGTGGGCTGCTGTCCGCTACACAGACGCAGCTAAGGCTCAGATCTGCGGCAGCTCTGGCATGGCTGCACTTGGCCTGACCGGTGTCTGCAATCCCGATTTCAACATCGCCGGCGTCGGTACGATCACGCGCTGGACACCTGTCACGAACCTGACGTTCTCGGCTGAGCTCGATGCCACTTTTCTCGATCAGAAGTACTCTGGCACGATTAAGGCGCCAGCGGTCGCAGGTGTCGGCAAGCCGGCTGCTATATATGAGCTGAAGAACCAGAGCGCGCTGGTCGGGCTTCTACGCGTTCAGCGCAATTGGTGA
- a CDS encoding class I SAM-dependent methyltransferase, which translates to MATTFPNFETPWSEFAGEGQNYDLYRPSYPSEVAKVIMDHAIHHRLGGDIVDVGSGTGLFTRALAAEAQGRRSIIGVEPNTDMIRVAVKSTPRELNIRFRISPAERLPFPVRCLSAVAAATAAHRFDRSAFHNEVARILLPGGLLALVHNRHRYLDSPALSEYHDFVEQCIPEYHRGTFTTAAGTYSTIDFYGELDTDLRFEDVKVRHWNWDFDTSLLHFLALSFSSSLIQRSAVAIGEQAVVKQLTDIFERHSQNGLLRQPHVTEVTLATRQ; encoded by the coding sequence ATGGCAACAACCTTTCCCAATTTTGAGACCCCATGGTCCGAATTCGCTGGCGAGGGACAGAACTATGATCTTTATCGGCCAAGCTATCCCAGTGAGGTCGCAAAGGTCATCATGGATCACGCTATTCACCACCGCCTGGGCGGCGATATTGTGGATGTGGGAAGCGGCACAGGACTCTTTACAAGGGCGCTCGCCGCAGAAGCCCAAGGACGACGCTCGATTATCGGCGTCGAGCCGAACACCGACATGATTCGTGTTGCGGTGAAGTCAACGCCTCGCGAATTGAACATCAGATTCCGCATTTCACCAGCCGAGCGGCTACCATTTCCGGTCAGATGTTTGTCTGCCGTTGCGGCAGCTACGGCGGCCCATCGCTTTGACAGGTCCGCGTTCCATAATGAGGTTGCGCGCATACTGCTTCCAGGCGGGCTCTTGGCGCTCGTTCACAATCGGCACCGGTACTTGGACAGTCCTGCACTTTCCGAGTATCACGATTTCGTCGAACAGTGCATTCCGGAGTACCACAGGGGCACTTTCACCACGGCGGCCGGGACCTACTCAACGATTGATTTCTATGGCGAGCTCGACACTGATCTCAGATTCGAAGACGTGAAGGTGCGGCATTGGAACTGGGATTTTGATACTAGCCTTCTGCACTTCCTGGCACTGAGTTTCTCTTCCAGCCTCATTCAACGATCGGCCGTGGCGATCGGCGAACAAGCTGTCGTCAAACAGCTAACCGACATATTTGAGCGGCACTCGCAGAACGGTCTACTGCGTCAGCCGCACGTTACCGAGGTGACACTCGCGACAAGACAGTGA
- a CDS encoding phytanoyl-CoA dioxygenase family protein produces MPKMLSEAQVEQYRSEGFVCPVDALSAEEAAEFLARMEDLESREPNLWARSKIKPHLLMMWLNDLMRNSNVLDVVEDLLGPDIMAWATGHFDKKPHDPSFVSWHQDGTYWGLSEPSVVTAWVALTPSNRENGCMRVIPGSHHRGQLPHRDTDDKNNLLSRGQDVEVKVDEAEAVDLELRPGQISLHHTMLIHGSKPNFSDTRRLGITIRYVAAHVGQISGFKDSATLVRGTDKYRNFVAEPRPRRDFDPDAVEFYDAMVAESRRRKDAIAAHHQSQQERLKSTTML; encoded by the coding sequence ATGCCTAAAATGTTGAGTGAAGCGCAGGTTGAACAATATCGTTCCGAGGGCTTCGTCTGCCCAGTTGACGCTCTTTCGGCGGAGGAAGCTGCTGAGTTCTTAGCACGAATGGAAGATCTCGAAAGTCGGGAGCCAAATCTATGGGCACGATCCAAGATCAAGCCGCATCTGTTAATGATGTGGCTCAATGATCTTATGAGGAATTCGAATGTCCTGGATGTGGTCGAGGATCTTCTTGGGCCGGACATCATGGCATGGGCGACCGGCCACTTTGATAAGAAGCCTCACGATCCGAGCTTTGTAAGCTGGCATCAAGATGGGACGTATTGGGGACTTTCTGAACCCAGCGTTGTGACAGCTTGGGTTGCACTGACGCCCAGTAACCGCGAGAATGGATGTATGCGGGTAATCCCCGGCAGTCATCACCGGGGCCAATTGCCGCATAGAGATACCGACGACAAAAACAATCTGTTGAGTCGCGGTCAGGATGTGGAGGTCAAGGTCGATGAAGCTGAGGCCGTCGATTTGGAGCTTCGGCCCGGCCAAATATCTCTTCATCACACCATGCTCATTCACGGGTCAAAGCCCAACTTCTCCGACACGCGCCGTCTCGGGATTACCATTAGATATGTGGCAGCGCATGTCGGCCAGATTAGCGGGTTTAAAGATAGCGCGACCCTGGTTCGCGGAACCGATAAGTATCGGAATTTTGTCGCCGAACCACGTCCGCGCCGCGACTTTGATCCAGATGCTGTTGAATTCTATGACGCGATGGTTGCCGAAAGCCGCAGGCGCAAGGATGCAATTGCCGCTCACCACCAGAGCCAGCAAGAACGGCTCAAATCAACAACCATGCTCTGA
- a CDS encoding extracellular solute-binding protein produces MPLTRRDILLAGTAAMGLGALRSSRAAASKLTLKISTPIGTYQKMLGELATRFTAANPEIAIEFIAKGENWDPLLQTTLRDGLINDLPDGTWQSLTYAPLLARRGYAQPLDPVAGGSAAFTELGLSSALMEAVSAAGGVHAMPFGTTVPVIYYNMDLLNRVGYASLTPPSTWEEIIALGVKVAALDRTINGGFVEYDASNAWMFQNLIATFGGRMMKSDLSEIAFDTEEGVKALDVVWRFGEASTVNMTREQARQAFNAGTCGILVRSASGITSVAKAANGRFDLKVGKLPVSAAGGRLVGAAHGFMMFTKDWERQKGLWAFLRFAAGPEGQMILARQTGYMPVNLIALKDPTFLNQYLAINPYHRAILEQLVITTDQISFSSDNAVKITDMMTEVMRQVLVHRTQPKAALVTMAEQTRKLLNA; encoded by the coding sequence ATGCCACTGACACGCAGAGATATTCTTCTCGCCGGCACGGCGGCAATGGGCCTGGGGGCTTTGCGCTCGTCGCGCGCTGCCGCCTCCAAGCTGACATTGAAGATCAGCACCCCAATTGGCACCTATCAGAAGATGTTGGGTGAACTTGCTACCCGGTTCACCGCGGCCAATCCCGAGATCGCTATAGAGTTCATTGCCAAAGGCGAAAACTGGGATCCCTTACTCCAGACCACGTTGCGCGACGGTTTAATCAACGATCTTCCCGATGGCACATGGCAGTCATTGACTTACGCGCCGTTGCTCGCACGGCGTGGCTACGCCCAGCCCCTTGATCCCGTCGCTGGCGGGAGTGCTGCTTTCACTGAGCTCGGCCTGTCAAGCGCGCTCATGGAGGCCGTATCGGCCGCCGGAGGTGTCCACGCCATGCCATTTGGCACGACGGTTCCGGTCATTTACTACAACATGGATCTCCTGAACCGGGTTGGGTACGCCTCGCTCACCCCGCCTTCGACCTGGGAGGAGATCATCGCACTCGGCGTGAAGGTCGCAGCCCTCGACCGAACAATTAATGGTGGCTTCGTCGAGTACGATGCCTCCAACGCCTGGATGTTTCAGAACCTCATCGCCACGTTTGGCGGACGAATGATGAAGTCCGATTTGAGCGAGATAGCCTTTGATACGGAGGAAGGCGTAAAGGCGTTGGACGTCGTGTGGCGCTTCGGAGAGGCAAGCACCGTTAACATGACCCGCGAGCAGGCGCGCCAAGCGTTCAACGCCGGCACCTGCGGCATCCTTGTTCGCTCGGCAAGCGGTATCACATCGGTCGCCAAGGCAGCCAACGGCCGCTTCGACCTGAAGGTCGGCAAGTTGCCAGTTTCCGCCGCCGGCGGCCGGCTCGTCGGCGCTGCCCATGGCTTCATGATGTTTACCAAGGACTGGGAGCGGCAAAAGGGGCTCTGGGCATTCTTGCGCTTCGCCGCCGGGCCGGAAGGCCAGATGATCCTTGCCCGGCAGACTGGCTATATGCCCGTCAACCTGATTGCGCTTAAGGATCCGACGTTCCTGAACCAATACCTCGCCATCAATCCCTATCACCGAGCGATCCTTGAACAGCTGGTAATCACGACAGACCAGATCTCGTTCTCGAGCGACAACGCGGTCAAGATCACTGACATGATGACCGAGGTAATGAGGCAGGTGCTTGTGCACCGGACGCAGCCAAAGGCCGCCCTCGTCACAATGGCCGAGCAGACCCGCAAACTGCTCAACGCCTAA